In Lacibacter sp. H375, one DNA window encodes the following:
- a CDS encoding trypsin-like peptidase domain-containing protein yields MFHEPSIHFLYSSYKIQVEHTDGYKVKTGTATAFLLEIGKNFPWIITNRHVVDLDYNQPTAQYKDFKLSKFQITGRKPDDSEYTYQLYEKADIYYHDDYENDVAIIKAHVDLVEGQSFHWHFGMEHLADEEIFKQIQPFDLICYSGFPDSHDKLANRPILRSGHIASDPKFHYSWNKKFQGQCVAYEGFSSPGASGSPVFAPPRGLRNIPNSRHGYLIGVNAGHIPENYGHSGISYFYKSTVIKEIIEKHRLKDFSF; encoded by the coding sequence ATGTTTCATGAGCCTTCAATTCATTTCCTCTATTCTTCTTATAAAATTCAGGTAGAGCATACTGATGGATATAAAGTAAAGACTGGTACTGCAACAGCGTTCTTACTTGAGATCGGCAAAAATTTTCCTTGGATTATTACCAACAGGCATGTTGTTGATCTTGACTACAACCAACCAACTGCACAATATAAAGACTTTAAACTATCCAAATTTCAAATAACTGGACGTAAGCCAGATGATAGTGAATATACATATCAACTGTACGAAAAAGCAGATATATATTATCATGATGACTATGAAAATGATGTTGCAATTATTAAGGCACATGTAGACTTAGTAGAAGGCCAATCATTTCATTGGCATTTTGGGATGGAGCACCTTGCGGACGAAGAGATATTTAAACAAATTCAGCCTTTTGATCTTATCTGTTATTCTGGATTTCCTGATAGTCACGACAAACTGGCGAACAGACCAATTTTAAGAAGCGGTCACATTGCAAGTGATCCTAAATTTCATTATTCTTGGAATAAAAAATTTCAAGGACAATGCGTAGCATATGAGGGATTTTCTTCTCCCGGTGCCTCGGGGAGCCCGGTTTTTGCCCCGCCACGAGGGTTGAGAAATATTCCAAATTCACGGCATGGATATTTAATTGGAGTAAACGCTGGTCATATTCCTGAAAATTATGGACATAGTGGGATCTCATATTTTTACAAATCAACTGTAATAAAAGAAATTATCGAAAAACATAGACTGAAGGATTTTTCATTTTAA